A stretch of Salarias fasciatus chromosome 23, fSalaFa1.1, whole genome shotgun sequence DNA encodes these proteins:
- the dmap1 gene encoding DNA methyltransferase 1-associated protein 1, whose amino-acid sequence MATGADVRDILELTGGENDGPISKKDLINSDKKKTKKSTETLTFKRPEGMHREVYALLYSDKKDAPPLLPSDTTQGYRTVKAKLGCKKVRPWKWMPFTNPARRDGAIFHHWRRVAEEGKDYPFARFNKTVQVPVYSEQEYQMHLHDDGWTKAETDHLFDLCKRFDLRFIVVHDRYDHQQYRKRSVEDLKERYYSICGKLTKVRAPSGTEPKIYIFDAGHERRRKDQLEKLFNRTPEQVAEEEYLIQELRKIETRKKEREKKAQDLQKLIKAADTTTELRRAEKRVSKKKLPQKRETEKPAVPETAGIKFPDFKSAGVTLRSQRMKLPSSVGQKKIKAIEQILVDQGVDLNPMPTEEIVQMFNELRSDLVLLYELKQAHSNCEYEQQMLRHRYEALLKAGGGAMCVGTVGAGPVTVAQSGELNSTNSTLVSTLGVEAQSWPSTDDIKVEAKEQIIDVVGAPLTPNSRKRRESASSPSSVKKVKKP is encoded by the exons ATGGCTACCGGGGCTGATGTCAGGGATATCCTTGAGCTGACCGGTGGAGAAAATGACGGCCCCATCAGTAAGAAAGACCTCATCAACTCGGATAAG aaaaaaaccaagaagTCCACAGAAACGCTGACTTTTAAGAGACCCGAGGGGATGCACAGAGAGGTCTACGCTCTGCTGTATTCAGATAAGAA AGATGCACCTCCTCTGCTACCAAGTGATACTACTCAAGGCTACAGAACAGTCAAAGCCAAGCTTGGCTGTAAGAAGGTTCGTCCCTGGAAGTGGATGCCCTTCACAAATCCAGCTCGACGCGATGGGGCCATATTCCACCATTGGAGACGTGTGGCAGAGGAGGGAAAGGACTACCCTTTTGCTCGTTTCAATAAG ACAGTGCAAGTACCAGTGTACTCGGAGCAAGAGTACCAAATGCATCTACATGATGATGGCTGGACTAAAGCAGAGACAGACCACCTGTTTGACCTATGTAAACGCTTCGACCTACGCTTCATAGTTGTTCACGACCGTTATGACCACCAGCAATACAGA AAACGGTCTGTTGAAGACTTGAAGGAGCGGTATTATAGTATTTGTGGTAAACTGACCAAGGTCCGGGCTCCATCAGGGACAGAGccaaaaatctacatttttgaTGCTGGTCATGAAAGACGCCGTAAAGATCAGTTGGAGAAACTCTTCAATCGCACACCTGAACAA gtggcagaAGAGGAGTATCTTATCCAAGAGCTGAGAAAGATTGAGACCAGGAAAAAAGAGCGAGAAAAGAAAGCTCAGGATCTGCAGAAACTCATTAAAGCAGCTGACACAACTACAGAGCTGAGACGAGCCGAGAAGAGAGTTTCCAAGAAAAAACTTCcacaaaaaagagaaacggAGAAACCA GCTGTTCCAGAGACAGCGGGTATCAAGTTTCCTGACTTCAAATCAGCGGGAGTCACACTACGCAGTCAGAGG aTGAAACTGCCAAGCTCCGTAGGCCAGAAGAAGATCAAAGCCATTGAACAGATCCTGGTAGATCAAGGAGTGG ATCTTAACCCCATGCCCACCGAGGAGATTGTTCAGATGTTCAACGAGCTTCGTAGTGATCTCGTGCTTCTATATGAACTGAAGCAGGCTCACAGCAACTGTGAGTATGAACAACAGATGCTGCGTCACCGATATGAAGCCCTCCTGAAGGCCGGCGGTGGAGCCATGTGCGTTGGAACTGTTGGAGCTGGACCAGTCACTGTAGCGCAGAGTGGGGAACTGAACTCCACAAACAGCACTCTGGTGTCCACCCTGGGGGTTGAAGCTCAGTCCTGGCCCAGCACAGATGACATCAAGGTGGAAGCGAAAGAGCAGATCATTGATGTTGTAGGAGCACCACTTACCCCCAACTCA CGCAAACGTAGAGAATCGGCGTCCAGCCCATCTTCAGTGAAAAAGGTGAAGAAGCCTTGA